A genome region from Dickeya dadantii NCPPB 898 includes the following:
- a CDS encoding ShlB/FhaC/HecB family hemolysin secretion/activation protein, producing MFVSSRKTGLIVCFSLIGYTASAFSASLNPAERNETQQRQSEVIEQSRQQREALQQLNNIVQAPLKADNALQGPCFTLREIRFNHSTLLGQRDQTALTASYLNRCNNLEQINQLMHDVSNWYIQRGYITSRAFLSEQDLSGGVLQLEILEGRLEKITINNQTERMTRTAFPAREGEILNLRDIEQGMEQMNRMPSQQVTIEILPGSQPGYSVVNLTREAHLPFTGGVTFDNSGQKSTGEQQLNGSLALDNLFGVADQWFISAGHSSRFATSHDAESLQAGFSMPYGYWNLGYSYSQSRYRNTFISRDFPWHSTGDSDTHRLSLSRVVFRNGTMKTAIAGTLSQRTGNNYLNGTLLPSSSRKLSSVSLGVNHSQKLWGGLATFNPTYNRGVRWLGAETDTDKSADEPRAEFNKWTLSASYYYPLTDSITYLGSLYGQYSARALYGSEQMTLGGESSVRGFREQYTSGNRGAYWRNELNWQAWQLPVLGNVTFMAAVDGGHLYNHKQDDSTAASLWGGAVGVTVASRWLSQQVTVGWPISYPAWLQPDTVVVGYRVGLSF from the coding sequence ATGTTTGTCAGTAGCAGGAAAACTGGCCTGATCGTCTGTTTTTCCCTCATCGGTTATACCGCCTCTGCGTTTTCCGCATCGTTGAACCCGGCGGAGCGAAACGAAACCCAGCAACGCCAGTCGGAAGTGATTGAGCAATCTCGCCAGCAGCGGGAAGCATTACAGCAATTAAACAATATCGTGCAGGCGCCGCTGAAAGCGGACAATGCGCTGCAAGGCCCCTGTTTTACCCTGCGCGAAATCCGCTTTAATCACAGTACGTTGCTGGGCCAGCGCGACCAGACGGCGCTGACCGCCAGCTACCTTAATCGCTGTAATAATCTTGAGCAGATCAACCAGTTGATGCATGACGTCAGCAACTGGTACATCCAGCGCGGCTACATCACCAGCCGGGCGTTTCTGAGCGAACAGGATCTGTCTGGCGGCGTGCTGCAACTGGAGATCCTGGAAGGGCGGCTGGAAAAGATCACCATCAATAACCAGACGGAACGGATGACCCGCACCGCGTTTCCGGCGCGGGAAGGGGAGATCCTGAACCTGCGCGATATTGAACAAGGCATGGAGCAGATGAACCGCATGCCGTCTCAGCAGGTCACGATCGAGATTCTGCCGGGCAGTCAGCCGGGGTATTCGGTGGTGAACCTGACCCGCGAGGCGCACCTGCCGTTCACCGGCGGCGTCACCTTCGATAACAGCGGACAAAAAAGCACCGGCGAACAGCAGCTCAACGGCAGTCTGGCGCTGGATAACCTGTTCGGCGTGGCCGACCAGTGGTTTATCAGCGCCGGCCACAGTAGCCGTTTTGCCACCAGCCACGATGCGGAAAGCCTGCAGGCCGGTTTCTCTATGCCGTATGGTTACTGGAACCTGGGTTACAGCTACTCCCAAAGCCGTTATCGCAATACGTTCATCAGCCGCGATTTTCCCTGGCATTCCACCGGCGACAGCGATACCCATCGGCTATCGCTGTCCCGCGTGGTGTTCCGCAACGGCACCATGAAAACCGCCATCGCCGGAACACTCAGCCAGCGCACCGGCAATAACTACCTCAACGGGACGCTATTGCCGTCCAGCAGCCGCAAGCTGAGCAGCGTGTCGCTCGGCGTCAACCACAGTCAGAAACTGTGGGGCGGGCTGGCGACCTTCAACCCGACTTACAACCGCGGCGTGCGTTGGCTTGGCGCGGAAACCGACACCGATAAAAGCGCGGACGAACCGCGAGCCGAGTTCAACAAATGGACGCTGTCGGCCAGCTATTACTACCCCCTTACCGACAGCATTACTTACCTCGGCAGCCTGTACGGCCAGTACTCGGCCCGCGCGCTTTACGGCAGCGAGCAGATGACGCTGGGCGGGGAATCCTCCGTGCGCGGATTCCGCGAGCAGTACACCTCCGGCAACCGGGGCGCCTACTGGCGTAACGAATTGAACTGGCAGGCATGGCAACTGCCGGTGCTGGGCAACGTCACCTTCATGGCGGCGGTCGATGGCGGTCATCTTTATAACCATAAACAGGATGACTCGACGGCGGCCTCATTATGGGGCGGCGCCGTCGGCGTAACCGTTGCCAGCCGCTGGCTGAGCCAGCAGGTAACGGTGGGGTGGCCGATTTCCTATCCGGCATGGTTACAGCCCGACACCGTGGTGGTGGGTTATCGGGTGGGTTTGTCGTTCTAA
- a CDS encoding cupin domain-containing protein: MMTNQLKIVRPDHATDTTQKLPYFVGISRDTVGAKHISMNIVVIPAGAEAEPHYHVDYETAIYLLKGRIETRYGTDLSQTCLHLAGEFLYIPPGVPHQPRNLSDEEDAIAIVARNDANERENVRLYQVVDDNE; the protein is encoded by the coding sequence ATGATGACTAACCAACTCAAGATTGTCCGGCCGGATCACGCCACGGATACAACGCAAAAACTGCCTTATTTTGTCGGTATTTCCCGCGATACCGTCGGCGCCAAACACATCTCCATGAATATCGTGGTGATCCCCGCCGGGGCGGAGGCGGAACCGCACTACCACGTTGATTACGAAACCGCGATCTATCTGCTGAAGGGCCGGATCGAAACGCGTTACGGCACCGATTTATCACAGACCTGCCTTCATCTGGCCGGCGAGTTTCTTTATATTCCGCCCGGCGTGCCTCATCAGCCCCGCAACCTGAGCGATGAGGAGGACGCCATCGCGATTGTGGCGCGCAACGACGCCAATGAACGGGAAAATGTGCGTTTATACCAGGTGGTGGATGACAACGAATAA
- the hrpN gene encoding harpin HrpN → MQITIKAHIGGDLGVSGLGLGAQGLKGLNSATSSLGSSLDKLSGTIDKLTSALTSMMFGGALSQGMGSGLARGAGNQLGASLNTFGSGAQGAGNVLSKPQSGSDALSKMFDKALDDLLGHDTVTKLTNQSNQLANSLLNASQMTQGNMNAFGSGLNDALSSILGNGLGQAMGGFSPLSLGAGGLQGLSGAGSFSQLGNAIGMGVGQNAALNALSNVSTHVDGNNRNFVDKEDRGLAKEIGQFMDQYPEIFGKPQYQKDGWSSAKTDDKSWAKALSKPDDDGMTGASMDKFRQALGMIKSAVAGDTGNTNLNLRGAGGASLGIDAAVVGDKIANMSLGKLAHA, encoded by the coding sequence ATGCAAATTACGATCAAAGCGCACATCGGCGGTGATTTGGGCGTCTCCGGCCTGGGCCTGGGTGCTCAGGGTCTGAAGGGACTGAACTCCGCGACGTCATCCCTGGGTTCCAGCCTGGACAAACTCAGCGGCACCATCGATAAGCTGACCTCTGCGTTGACGTCGATGATGTTTGGCGGCGCGCTGTCGCAGGGGATGGGTTCCGGTTTGGCGCGTGGTGCAGGCAACCAGCTTGGTGCGTCGCTCAATACCTTTGGTAGCGGCGCACAAGGCGCAGGCAACGTGCTTTCCAAACCGCAATCCGGCAGCGATGCCTTGTCAAAAATGTTTGATAAAGCGCTGGACGATCTGCTGGGCCATGACACCGTGACCAAGCTGACTAACCAGAGCAACCAACTGGCTAATTCATTGCTGAATGCCAGCCAGATGACCCAGGGTAATATGAATGCCTTCGGCAGCGGTCTGAACGACGCACTGTCGTCGATTCTGGGCAACGGCCTGGGTCAGGCGATGGGCGGTTTCTCGCCGTTGTCGCTGGGTGCCGGCGGTTTGCAGGGCCTGAGCGGCGCCGGCTCGTTCAGCCAACTGGGTAACGCCATCGGTATGGGCGTTGGTCAGAATGCGGCGCTGAATGCGCTGAGCAATGTCAGCACCCATGTCGACGGCAACAACCGTAATTTCGTGGATAAAGAAGATCGTGGCCTGGCGAAAGAGATCGGCCAGTTTATGGATCAGTATCCGGAAATTTTTGGTAAACCACAGTATCAGAAAGATGGCTGGAGTTCAGCGAAAACTGACGACAAATCCTGGGCCAAAGCGCTGAGCAAACCGGATGATGACGGCATGACCGGCGCCAGCATGGACAAATTCCGTCAGGCGCTGGGCATGATCAAAAGCGCCGTGGCGGGCGATACCGGCAACACCAACCTGAACCTGCGTGGAGCGGGCGGCGCATCGTTGGGTATCGATGCCGCGGTAGTCGGCGACAAGATCGCCAACATGTCGCTGGGTAAGCTGGCTCACGCCTGA
- the hrpV gene encoding HrpV family type III secretion system protein — protein MTDGIEVFDTVTAFMAAMSRHQAARWSPQSGVDLVFQYGDIGRELMLQIQPGQQYPGMVRGVLGRRHQQAAECDGCHLCLNGSDVLILWWPLPPAPDTYPQVMERLFELAGLSLPSVSADRAVRPQPGVGMVRSLG, from the coding sequence ATGACGGACGGCATCGAGGTTTTCGACACCGTTACGGCCTTTATGGCGGCGATGAGCCGGCACCAGGCGGCACGCTGGTCGCCGCAATCCGGCGTCGACCTGGTGTTTCAGTACGGCGATATCGGCCGTGAACTGATGTTGCAGATTCAACCGGGGCAACAGTATCCCGGCATGGTACGTGGCGTGCTCGGCCGTCGTCATCAACAGGCGGCGGAGTGCGATGGTTGCCACCTGTGCCTGAACGGCAGCGATGTGTTGATCCTCTGGTGGCCGTTACCGCCGGCGCCCGATACCTACCCGCAAGTGATGGAGCGCCTGTTCGAGCTGGCGGGTCTGTCGCTGCCGTCGGTTTCAGCGGATCGGGCGGTACGCCCGCAACCCGGTGTCGGCATGGTTCGATCGTTGGGGTAA
- the hrpT gene encoding HrpT family type III secretion system protein has protein sequence MRYQTLLVLCGSLLLSACAARAPLGACDSVSCRPEPDNRQMVIWWQTDMRPGAADFTRVSVL, from the coding sequence ATGCGTTATCAAACACTTCTGGTGCTGTGCGGTTCGCTGCTGCTCAGCGCCTGTGCCGCCCGTGCGCCGCTGGGCGCCTGCGATTCGGTCAGTTGCCGCCCCGAGCCGGATAACCGGCAGATGGTGATCTGGTGGCAGACGGACATGCGCCCCGGCGCCGCCGATTTTACCCGGGTGAGCGTGCTATGA
- the sctC gene encoding type III secretion system outer membrane ring subunit SctC, with product MRNALYALLFNLYRLFCWSLVLMGMLPIAHAATPPDWSKGAYAYSAEQTPLSAVLQDFANSHGVDLVLGNIQDINVEAKIRADNAVAFLDRLALEHRFQWFVYNNVLYVSPQDEQTSVRIEVSQDAAPDMKQALTGIGLLDSRFGWGELPEEGVVLVTGPAEYVNLIRNFSQQRETKEDRRKVMIFPLRYASVSDRTIQYRDQRLVIPGVATILNELMDGNRNTPAGASAAASGMGNDGAMAAASGGGQDASQAIELNARAMLARLATRSSGGATAAARKKDQLNGKVSADVRNNALLIRDDEKRRDEYQQLIDKIDVPQNLVNIDAIILDVDRTALSRLEANWQGKLGAVTGGANMMSGSSTLFVSDFKRFFADIQALEGEGTASIVANPSVLTLENQPAVIDFSRTAFITATGERVANVQPVTAGTSLQVTPRVVGRGSLSSIQLVIDIEDGQVETNTEGTASGVKRGTVSTQALIGENRALVLGGFHVEESGDRDKRVPLLGDIPWIGKLFTSRQHEVSRRERLFILTPHLIGDQNDPTRFVSADNRRQLNDAMGRVAQRNSKTDLFSVVESAMRELASGQTPAGFTIDGSGARLSEFCRTSPSLSYQSNRHQWYSNLTLSLAVGVVKNIGTRPQRFDEANCASSRTLAVAAWPKTTLAPGESTEVYLALLPAKNAQPSRASLIKP from the coding sequence ATGCGTAACGCGCTGTATGCACTATTGTTCAACCTCTACCGCCTGTTCTGCTGGTCGCTGGTGCTGATGGGGATGTTGCCCATCGCGCACGCGGCGACGCCGCCCGACTGGAGCAAAGGCGCGTATGCCTATTCCGCCGAGCAGACGCCGCTGTCGGCAGTGTTGCAGGATTTCGCCAATAGCCACGGCGTCGATCTGGTGCTGGGCAACATTCAGGACATTAACGTCGAGGCCAAAATCCGCGCCGACAATGCGGTGGCGTTTCTGGACCGGCTGGCGCTGGAGCACCGTTTTCAGTGGTTCGTCTACAACAATGTGCTGTACGTCAGCCCGCAGGATGAGCAGACATCGGTGCGCATTGAAGTGTCGCAGGATGCGGCGCCGGATATGAAACAGGCGCTGACCGGCATTGGCTTGCTGGATTCGCGTTTTGGCTGGGGAGAACTGCCGGAAGAGGGCGTGGTGCTGGTCACCGGCCCGGCGGAGTACGTCAACCTGATTCGTAACTTCAGCCAGCAACGCGAAACCAAGGAAGATCGCCGCAAAGTGATGATTTTTCCGCTGCGTTATGCCTCGGTGTCGGATCGCACCATTCAGTATCGCGATCAACGTCTGGTGATCCCCGGCGTGGCGACCATTCTGAATGAATTGATGGATGGCAACCGGAACACACCTGCCGGCGCGTCGGCCGCCGCCAGCGGCATGGGCAACGACGGCGCGATGGCGGCGGCCAGCGGCGGCGGGCAAGATGCCAGTCAGGCGATTGAACTCAATGCCCGCGCCATGCTGGCCCGGTTGGCGACACGATCCAGCGGTGGCGCGACGGCCGCCGCCCGTAAAAAAGATCAACTTAACGGCAAGGTATCGGCGGATGTGCGTAATAACGCGCTGCTGATCCGCGACGACGAAAAGCGTCGGGATGAATACCAGCAACTGATCGACAAGATCGACGTGCCGCAAAATCTGGTCAATATCGATGCGATCATCCTGGATGTCGATCGCACCGCGCTCTCCCGGCTGGAGGCCAACTGGCAGGGCAAGCTGGGCGCGGTCACCGGCGGCGCCAACATGATGTCTGGCTCCAGCACGCTGTTTGTCAGCGATTTCAAACGCTTCTTCGCCGATATTCAGGCGCTGGAAGGGGAAGGTACCGCGTCGATTGTCGCCAATCCGTCGGTGCTGACGCTGGAAAACCAGCCCGCGGTGATCGACTTCAGCCGCACCGCCTTTATCACCGCCACCGGTGAGCGGGTGGCTAATGTGCAGCCGGTGACCGCCGGCACCAGTCTGCAGGTAACGCCGCGCGTGGTCGGCCGCGGCAGCCTGAGCAGCATTCAACTGGTGATCGACATTGAAGACGGTCAGGTGGAAACCAATACCGAAGGCACCGCCTCCGGCGTGAAGCGCGGCACCGTCAGCACGCAGGCGTTGATCGGCGAAAATCGGGCGCTGGTGCTGGGTGGGTTCCACGTGGAAGAGAGCGGCGATCGTGATAAGCGCGTGCCGCTGCTGGGCGATATTCCCTGGATCGGCAAACTGTTCACCTCGCGCCAGCATGAAGTGTCTCGCCGCGAACGGCTGTTCATTCTTACCCCGCACCTGATTGGCGATCAGAACGATCCCACCCGATTCGTGTCGGCGGATAACCGTCGCCAGCTCAACGACGCCATGGGGCGCGTGGCGCAGCGCAACAGCAAAACCGATCTGTTCAGCGTGGTTGAGAGCGCCATGCGCGAGCTGGCCAGCGGCCAGACGCCCGCCGGATTCACCATCGACGGCAGTGGGGCGCGCCTGTCGGAGTTTTGCCGCACGTCGCCGTCGCTGAGTTATCAGAGCAACCGGCATCAGTGGTACAGCAATTTGACCCTCAGTCTGGCGGTGGGGGTGGTGAAAAACATCGGTACTCGCCCTCAGCGCTTTGACGAAGCCAACTGCGCCAGCAGTCGCACGCTGGCGGTGGCCGCGTGGCCGAAAACCACGCTGGCGCCCGGCGAATCCACCGAGGTGTATCTGGCGCTGTTACCGGCCAAAAACGCGCAGCCATCACGCGCGTCACTGATTAAACCCTGA
- a CDS encoding type III secretion system chaperone, protein MTSTELIGVIERWLNSAAGQLTLHIDGSPVVLTRYHDGVGCSAVVTLPVKVDDRLLHKALRYSSAAVLRLGMDAAALCWSAADEQLWLLMRREPDDPIRLCRSMEALVNQRDVWQSLLVPLARPASPPPLNLKTLAFLQGDQHA, encoded by the coding sequence ATGACTTCAACTGAGTTGATCGGGGTCATCGAACGCTGGCTCAACAGCGCCGCGGGCCAGCTGACGCTGCATATTGACGGCAGCCCGGTGGTGTTGACCCGTTATCACGACGGTGTGGGCTGCTCCGCCGTCGTCACGCTGCCGGTCAAGGTGGATGACCGGCTGTTGCACAAGGCGCTGCGCTATTCGTCGGCCGCCGTGCTGCGACTGGGCATGGACGCTGCCGCCCTCTGCTGGTCCGCCGCCGACGAGCAATTATGGTTACTGATGCGACGCGAGCCGGATGACCCGATTCGGCTGTGTCGTTCAATGGAAGCGCTGGTTAATCAGCGGGATGTCTGGCAGAGCCTGTTGGTGCCGTTGGCCAGACCGGCATCGCCGCCGCCGCTGAATTTGAAAACACTGGCTTTTTTGCAAGGAGATCAGCATGCGTAA
- a CDS encoding type III secretion protein HrpF produces the protein MSSSSPIQRRLDGAFVDAQSRLDEMALNVSEGEVSAADSYAFYEASMDYSNANWAAGQMLSVKHGLAKAIINDFN, from the coding sequence ATGTCTTCATCTTCACCTATTCAGCGCCGGTTGGACGGTGCGTTTGTCGATGCGCAGTCCCGGCTCGACGAGATGGCACTGAACGTCTCGGAGGGAGAGGTCAGCGCGGCGGATAGCTATGCCTTTTATGAGGCCAGTATGGACTACTCGAACGCCAACTGGGCCGCCGGGCAGATGCTGAGCGTCAAGCATGGTCTGGCAAAGGCCATCATCAATGACTTCAACTGA
- a CDS encoding alpha/beta hydrolase, translated as MKSYLENDELNETYPAHPFALRSQDGNATLTGQINYPQTPAGVYPLVVLAPGSGMHDRHYLIGDSGTQADFVFTCLAQDFLAAGLAVLRFDGRGVKGHLRDKTLDNPEYLFNRELAYRRLFIDAAVRQTVTPQSQYDDLYTLCQYAVGLPHIDRHNLILLGHSEGAINISRMVAHYPVAAKALMLVSPTFCSMKQLMEWQLIHRTVAWLKAIPHTGDRLTLEDLKNGFGHSPLAFLQPISSLLPYKGYWDGVDFDGMTARLQASFEQQRDITLRHDDREPWPADAPFTQSSYAWWKQWYQNETPEIEHLARCQSRVLCYFGMMDTQVNAAAEAARFERVKHRFPHVDITLLPDVGHTLGIHGLLGPMTTSCADLLVRTAHDIVTAR; from the coding sequence GTGAAAAGCTATCTTGAAAATGACGAACTGAATGAAACCTACCCGGCGCATCCGTTTGCCTTGCGCTCGCAGGATGGGAACGCGACCCTGACCGGTCAGATCAACTATCCGCAGACGCCGGCGGGCGTGTATCCGCTGGTGGTGCTGGCGCCCGGCAGCGGCATGCACGACCGCCACTATCTGATCGGCGACAGCGGCACCCAGGCGGATTTTGTCTTTACCTGTCTGGCGCAGGACTTCCTGGCCGCCGGACTGGCGGTGCTGCGGTTCGATGGCCGCGGCGTCAAAGGCCACCTGCGCGATAAAACGCTGGATAACCCGGAATACCTGTTCAACCGCGAGCTGGCTTATCGGCGGTTGTTTATCGATGCCGCCGTCCGGCAGACGGTGACCCCGCAAAGCCAATACGACGATCTCTACACGCTCTGTCAGTATGCCGTCGGGCTGCCGCACATCGACCGGCATAACCTTATTCTGCTGGGCCATTCCGAAGGCGCTATTAATATCAGCCGCATGGTGGCGCATTACCCGGTCGCCGCCAAAGCCCTGATGCTGGTTTCACCGACCTTCTGCTCCATGAAGCAGTTGATGGAATGGCAGCTCATCCACCGCACCGTCGCCTGGCTTAAGGCGATTCCCCATACCGGCGACCGGCTCACGCTGGAGGATCTAAAAAACGGATTCGGCCACAGCCCACTGGCGTTCCTGCAACCTATCAGTAGCCTGCTGCCCTATAAGGGATACTGGGATGGGGTGGATTTCGACGGCATGACCGCCAGGCTGCAGGCCAGTTTCGAGCAGCAGCGCGACATCACCTTACGCCACGACGATCGGGAACCCTGGCCGGCCGACGCACCGTTCACCCAGTCATCCTATGCCTGGTGGAAACAGTGGTATCAGAATGAGACGCCGGAAATTGAGCATCTGGCACGCTGTCAAAGCCGGGTGCTCTGTTATTTCGGCATGATGGACACCCAGGTGAACGCCGCCGCCGAAGCGGCACGGTTCGAGCGCGTCAAACACCGCTTCCCGCATGTCGATATCACCCTGCTGCCGGACGTCGGGCATACTCTCGGCATCCACGGCCTGTTGGGGCCGATGACGACATCGTGCGCCGACCTGCTGGTACGAACGGCGCACGATATCGTGACGGCGCGCTGA
- a CDS encoding lytic murein transglycosylase codes for MVNNRMQTSPMMSMARVLVVVLGAGLLSSCAHRPTPPGECRNIDSLLKSHGITDAPAGLPTPDESVEQWEAALRQQALSQGITADTFDKAFAGFTPDSDVVAATQKQPELVTPVWTYIEQRVTPENITQGKTLLKQYAKVTARIEQRYQVEPPLLFAFLSIESGYGANTGDKAVIRSLATLDYYNYRRAFNRQNLIAALRMIQNGDARPEQIKGSWAGAMGMPQFIPTSYLQYAVDFDGDRRPDIWTSFPDTLASVANYMQQAKWKAGVPWGFEVNLPAGFDYSLSGLDNQKTVADWQALGVRASVPRDLASLSSENASILLPVGKNGPAFLVTANYRAILRYNNYLSYALTVGLLSDNYQHDTPVLKPWPRQETPLTRKEREALQILLQEKQLYQGAIDGNIGRGTTQAIRTYQQQQGLPADGYPDHALLDRLRCG; via the coding sequence ATGGTCAATAACAGAATGCAGACATCACCAATGATGTCGATGGCAAGGGTGCTGGTGGTGGTGCTAGGCGCCGGGTTGTTAAGTTCATGCGCTCACAGGCCTACTCCGCCCGGCGAATGCCGGAATATTGATAGCTTGCTGAAATCGCACGGTATTACTGACGCGCCCGCGGGGCTGCCTACGCCTGACGAAAGCGTTGAACAGTGGGAAGCCGCGCTGCGTCAGCAGGCGCTTTCTCAGGGCATCACAGCCGACACCTTTGATAAGGCGTTTGCTGGTTTTACCCCGGACAGCGATGTCGTGGCTGCCACGCAAAAGCAGCCTGAGCTGGTTACGCCGGTGTGGACCTATATTGAGCAACGGGTAACGCCGGAGAACATTACGCAGGGGAAAACGCTGCTTAAGCAATACGCGAAGGTGACGGCCCGCATCGAGCAGCGCTATCAGGTTGAACCGCCGCTGCTGTTCGCTTTTCTCTCCATCGAAAGTGGTTATGGCGCCAACACCGGCGATAAAGCGGTGATTCGCTCGCTGGCCACGCTGGATTACTACAATTATCGCCGGGCGTTTAACCGACAGAATTTAATCGCCGCGTTACGCATGATTCAAAACGGCGATGCACGGCCAGAGCAGATAAAAGGGTCCTGGGCCGGGGCGATGGGGATGCCGCAGTTCATACCGACCTCTTACCTGCAATACGCGGTGGATTTTGACGGCGATCGCCGCCCCGATATCTGGACCTCGTTCCCGGACACGCTGGCGTCGGTGGCGAACTATATGCAGCAGGCTAAGTGGAAAGCGGGCGTACCCTGGGGGTTTGAAGTGAATCTGCCCGCCGGTTTTGATTATTCCCTTTCCGGTTTGGATAACCAGAAAACCGTCGCCGACTGGCAGGCGCTCGGGGTGAGAGCCTCGGTGCCCAGAGATCTGGCATCGCTGTCTTCTGAGAACGCCTCGATATTGCTGCCGGTCGGCAAGAATGGCCCGGCGTTTCTGGTGACGGCCAATTACCGCGCTATCCTGCGCTATAACAATTACCTGTCTTATGCGCTGACCGTTGGCCTGCTGTCGGATAACTACCAGCACGATACGCCGGTGCTCAAGCCCTGGCCGCGTCAGGAAACGCCGTTAACTCGCAAAGAGCGCGAGGCGCTGCAAATTCTGCTACAGGAAAAACAGCTGTATCAGGGCGCTATCGACGGCAACATTGGCCGCGGCACCACGCAGGCGATCCGCACCTACCAGCAGCAGCAAGGGCTGCCGGCGGATGGCTACCCCGACCATGCCTTGCTTGACCGGCTGCGCTGTGGTTAA
- the sctL gene encoding type III secretion system stator protein SctL gives MLTRRCLKLVAGTDVQEAELIRVEQLQQHQRGLAVMAEARQQADALLDEARQQAHEAIAVATGQAEQQFWRQADEILRGWQQEREQMENWLVARCGQLLTDAMTQILKAVPDAERYPALLRQLLRTQGGEGRGTLYCHPDSQADVAAWLTEHSHLGWKLSSDDALAQDTLKLITAQGVMTLSWQRAVEQLLPQTEMLSLN, from the coding sequence ATGTTGACCAGACGGTGTTTAAAACTGGTGGCTGGTACGGATGTGCAGGAAGCAGAACTGATCCGGGTTGAACAATTGCAGCAGCATCAGCGTGGGCTGGCGGTAATGGCGGAAGCACGGCAACAGGCGGATGCGTTGCTGGATGAAGCGCGCCAGCAGGCGCACGAGGCCATCGCCGTCGCTACCGGTCAGGCGGAACAGCAATTCTGGCGGCAGGCGGATGAGATACTGCGCGGCTGGCAGCAGGAACGCGAGCAGATGGAAAACTGGCTGGTGGCGCGATGCGGCCAGTTGCTGACCGACGCGATGACCCAGATTCTCAAAGCGGTGCCCGACGCCGAACGTTACCCTGCGCTGTTGCGTCAGTTGCTGCGCACACAGGGCGGAGAAGGGCGCGGCACGCTGTATTGTCACCCCGACAGCCAGGCGGATGTCGCCGCCTGGCTCACCGAGCACAGCCACCTGGGCTGGAAACTCAGCAGCGACGACGCACTGGCGCAGGACACCCTGAAACTGATCACCGCGCAGGGCGTGATGACGCTGAGTTGGCAACGGGCGGTCGAGCAACTGCTGCCACAAACGGAGATGTTATCGCTCAACTGA
- the sctJ gene encoding type III secretion system inner membrane ring lipoprotein SctJ, whose amino-acid sequence MSKSVLHRFLTLLLAMLIVGCGDRVELHRGLSENDANEVIAALGGYHIGAEKRTEKTGVSILIDVKDMERAVNILNAAGLPRQARTNLGQVFQKTGVISTPLEERARYIYALSQEVESTLTQIDGVLVARVHVVLPERIAPGEPIQPASAAVFIKYRPELEPDSIEPRIRRMVASSIPGLAGKSDKDLAIVFVPAEPYKDHIPTVSLGPFQLTPQTMTQLQWLAGLLALALAGVLGWRFGKPWWEQQRARRKPAQPDAGA is encoded by the coding sequence ATGAGTAAATCCGTCCTGCACCGATTCCTGACCCTGCTGCTGGCGATGTTAATCGTTGGCTGCGGCGATCGCGTGGAACTCCATCGCGGTCTTTCCGAAAACGATGCCAATGAAGTGATCGCCGCGCTGGGGGGATATCACATCGGGGCGGAAAAGCGCACGGAGAAAACCGGCGTCAGCATTCTGATTGATGTCAAAGACATGGAACGGGCGGTCAATATTCTCAACGCCGCGGGATTGCCCCGCCAGGCCCGCACCAATCTGGGCCAGGTGTTTCAGAAAACCGGTGTGATCTCGACGCCGTTGGAAGAGCGCGCCCGTTACATTTATGCCTTGTCTCAGGAAGTGGAATCCACACTCACGCAAATTGACGGCGTGCTGGTGGCCCGGGTTCATGTTGTGTTGCCTGAGCGTATTGCACCGGGGGAACCCATTCAACCGGCATCCGCCGCGGTATTCATCAAATACCGGCCAGAGCTGGAGCCGGACAGTATCGAACCGCGCATTCGCCGCATGGTGGCCAGCAGTATTCCGGGGCTGGCCGGCAAGAGTGATAAAGACCTGGCCATCGTGTTTGTGCCGGCGGAGCCGTACAAAGACCATATTCCGACCGTGTCGCTGGGGCCGTTCCAACTGACGCCGCAGACCATGACGCAACTGCAGTGGCTGGCTGGCCTGTTGGCGCTGGCGCTGGCCGGGGTGCTGGGCTGGCGCTTCGGCAAGCCCTGGTGGGAACAACAGCGGGCGCGCAGGAAACCGGCGCAACCGGACGCGGGGGCCTGA